In the genome of Microtus pennsylvanicus isolate mMicPen1 chromosome X, mMicPen1.hap1, whole genome shotgun sequence, the window AATCATTCAGGTGGGACACAGAGGTGGCATTGAGCACAGAGAGGAATGGCACAAGGAAGTAGTGTATGACAGCCATAGTCGATGAATGTGCTAAACAGGGTCTGAGGATAGATAGGATGTAAAAGGCAGTGAGCAAACTCACTGCTGCATGGTATTTTACAACAAAGTCATTTCATCATGCACAGCATAGAAACTGCTAGGGTTCTTCTATACTTCTGTGCCCAAGTGCTTCGACATCCTTCTGCTCCTTGCCAACCGTTGACACATCAATCCTCCAGGGTGTGATTCTTGACTCTATGGCCTGCTCAAGGCCCTCAACAGgcactctttctttctcccttgtctGTATTGTTCCCTAAAATGCTGGACCATTTCCATTCAAACATTTAGTTCTTTATGTAGTCTCGTTTGTTCTGGACAAGGATTcctgtatcccaggttggccatAAACTTGGTATATAaacaaggatgaccttggattGCTTATGCACCTACTTCTCCTCCCCTTTGCTTCTATCACAGATATGAATCACCACAACTGGTTTATACAACGCTTGAAATTGAACCCTGACATTCTATGGATGCTAGGCATCTTGGTTAGATTTTATTGCCCACTTGACACAATCAAGAGTagtctgggaagaaggagggcttGCCGAgagatgtgggagggcccaactcaCTTTGGACGTTGCCACCCTGGTCAGGTGGTACTAATTTGTATAAGAAAGTTAGCTGAACATATATATACCATATTGAGTGAGCCATGGCTTCTGTGTCAGCTCCTCTCCTCAGTTTCCTGCCTTGggatcctgccctgactttcctcagctATGGACGACAAGAACAACCTTGACGAGTTAGccaaaacaaacactttcttGCCCCAAATtatctttgctcatattatttatcacagcaataggaaaacaAACTAGGCCAGCAACAACTCCCATCTCCTTCAGCTAAACCCTTTTATTCTGCTGGTCTTCACTGCCAGACCTCTCTAAGAAGTTCGGTTTGCTTTCTCCCACTGTGCTCTGAATCTGGCCCATCTGTTTTCTTGTATTCAACACTGGGTTGAAACCATTCCTGAACACGTAACCATGGACATCTGTGTTTTAAATTCACCTGCCAAGGCTCAATTCTAATGCTACTTGACTCAGCTGACCATATCCTCTGAAAACACTTCTGTCATGCAGCTTTGGGGCCACCATATTgttcttgtctttatttcttgCTGCTTATCTTTTTTCAGAATCTTCCTTGTTCCTCTTATCTCCCTCTTTCCCATCATGTTGACCTGTTCATACCAGAGTTCCTgcatttccttctgcttcagtaTCTGTGCTGATTTCTTAGGTGATCTCATTGGCTTTGGTGATGTTTAACACCATTTATAGGTGACAGTTCTGGCCTTGGACTCTCATGGCCTTCTTAATGTTTGATATCTATGTGATATGTTTGATATCTAATGTGAGCCTTGAGCTTTAGGTGCCTGTAGAGTAATTACTATAGAGAAACCCCCACTGTGTGTGAACCTACTCTATCCTTCTATTGGCTTCATTTCAAAATCTAGACATCACCTTTGACTTTTTCTCCTTAAACCGCACCTCAAAACAGTCACCCAGTTTTTCAAATCTACTTTTGAAATTGACCCAAACTTGATCTATTGATGGCATGTGCCTGTGAGCCCAACATTCAGGaacatatggaagccagaggcagggaggttgtctcaagttcaaggccaacctggttacattgcaagtttcaggccagccacgCTAACCTctggagatcttttttttttaaaaaaaaaaaaaccatacatcTTTTTATTGTTAAGTCAAAGAGGtatcaaaattaaaagcaaaacttaCAGGGTAAGACTTAACAAAACTACTAAGGAGCATCAAAGGATGTGAGAATGGAACTAGGCGCAAGGCAATTATGAATCAATGAAcacaggagaggaagagggcGAACAGTGAGACTGTGCTGAAGACACTAGGGGAGAGGATCTGGTGTTACTTCCATCTCTCACAAGCGCCTAGGTAAATGAATAACAGGATAAGATCTCTAAACTCCGCTATGTGCTTAGGAATCATCCTCCCCATTGGCGCTGTCTCTGtcatcctctccttcctcagcttctttTTCATCGTCCTTGATCAGCTCCAGCTGATCATCCCCTCCATCCTCATTGTCATCGTCATCCAGCAGGTCGCCCTCCTCGGCAGAGTCATCTGCGCCCGCCTCAGACTCCATCTTGACGTTCGTCTCGTCTTTCTTCACAGAGGCACTGCTCTGCTCCTCCTCCGACTTCTCATTCTTCATCTCTACTGGGGAGGAGAAGGACAAgtctgcttgtttgctttgttctttttcaattttttccagGCTTTCCAGCAGAGAATCcactttttgttttatctgagtCAGCTCCTTCTTAATGGCCTGAAGGTCATCACCTTTCAATTTTCCGGATTTGGAAGAAGAGCCCCGTTGTCCACTCTTTGAATTGAATCCACTTTTGCCCCTCCGAGAGGTGTTTCCAGAAACACGTTGGCGTTTAGAAGGCACCACCACTCGAgcaataggaggaggaggaggaacacgCGCTGGGTAGCTATACATCCTGTCATAATAATCCCGTTGAAAGTCATAGTCCAAATCAAATGAGGAACCGTACATCTCCACTGCAGATCGCTTCACACCTGCTTTCCCTCGGTTCACTTTTGGCTCTGCAGCCAGATTAATATCTAAAACCTGGCCAGCAATCATTCTGCCATCCTCTCCAGCTACAGCTGCCCGGGCATTCCTTTCATTAACATATTGGACAAAGGCAAAGCCCTTATGCACAGAGCAACCCACAATTTTGCCATACTTTGAAAAGATTGCCTCCACATCAGACTTCTTGACCACAAGAGTATTGAGATTCCCAATGAATACACGGGAATTCATGGATCGGGGAtctgtcttgttggtaacgttgCTAGCCATCTTCTTTGTTGATAAGGTTTCTCACaaagctgaaacaggaggaaggaggaggaagagtcgGCCGCTCCTGCTGCGGGTCCGTGCCGAGACTGAGGCTCCAGCGGGCGGGCAGCGCACGACCGTTCGCTCTCCTTCTCTCCACAAAATCTAACCTCTGGAGATCTTGtatcaaataaaacaaaccaggacaaaataaataaaaaccaaacattttCATATCTTACATATTTCATTTATGTAATCATGGTCATATACCCAAGACACCATTGTCTCCGACCTAGATAACTGCAGTGGTTAACTAACTGGAACCCCTTCTGCATCCACTGATCCCTATACTCAATAGGATATGTTGTGCCTGCCAGGAAAGTTCTGCTTGACATCCAAATACGAAAATTCCACTTTCACGCTTTTTTTGGTCATTTCAGGGGTTTAAACCTAGGACCACAAGCATACCAGTCacatgctctgccactgaactgtcTTACTCTGTTTTTCTACATTGCATGTCATACCATAGGatctttttagtttcttttgaTTTACTGTTTCCTCTATCAGAATATATGCTCCATAAAGTGAGGGGTGGGGGAATCGAAGATCCAGTGAATGAACTCTATCTGAATGCTTAGAGTCATGGGTGATTAGCAGCAGGGAAAGGATCAGAATCCAGAGTCTTTTTCACTTTGTCTTATAATGTGTCTCCATGCTGAACTAGCCCATAATGCAGAGCAGGTTGTCAGAGAGGAGCCAACCCAAGGAACATGTAAAGGCTTCCTGGAGAGTGTGACTTAGAACCTGAAAAGGCACTGTTTGTATAGGAACCCTAGAGGCAAGGAAAGGGTTCAGTCTCATTTCATGATTCAGGCCATAATGTAGTAAGAtcatcaaagaaagaaagcaggcctGTGTGTACAAGGAAGGTAAGTGGTCTTAGACTTTCTTCTGCATGGAGAAGAGAAGGTAGAGTGATGATGCCTGACAGGCAGGCATAGGTCATAGGCACTCTTTAGCTCATTGCACTTCCAATTCTAACTGAAAAAAAAGGTTCCCAAAGCCATAGCTTCCATGCATGAAttctgaagcagaaagaaaatatggaatgGTAGTTCCTCATGGAAATAGATACCCTAACCCACAGGATATCCCTTTGACCCTCCAACTAAGACATCCGTATGAGATTTCTCTGAACCTAGTTTGAGAATGTTGTGTCAtggcagagtttgaagtcaaaatGGTCCTGACTGGGGAGCAGTTTAGTTAGATCCTTCTGGTGACTGCAGGAAGAGGACTGGaaataagaaaccctgtctgaagaaGAGAGCATCTATTGCAGAAACAGGAGGGATGAAGAACTGAGCCTGGGGTGATTTTTCAAATGTCAAAGTAGGCATGGCAGCACACTTGTGATTCCAGCACCCAAAGGCAGAATGGAGCAGGGTGGCCAGCTAGATTAGCCATACtttgagctctgggttcagtagAAAGATATACCATAAACAAATAGGGTAGAGGGCAATCAACATTGATACACATATAACCACATGGCAATATGAGCCTACATTcaaacatgcatgtgtacatacatacgcATGTATGGGGTGGGAAGAAACGATTCAGAATTGAGTATGAGGTAAAAATGACCACAACTGAGTGTTTGGTGATGTTTGAAAACAGGTAGGGTAGGATAAAAGAATCTACTAAATGTCAAACTTGAAGCCCAGGCCAGTGGAGATGcccctgagacaaggttttgaGGAGAAAGACAATGTGTTCACTTTGTCGCATACAGATTTATATGGGCTATAAAACATTCAGTTGATATTCAGATAATGTTCAAGCTATGAGTTCAAATCGGAAGGGTTCTTGGGACAGATCATTTAAGCCACTACATAGAATGTATTTAGTACAAATATTAATTTACCTTATGCAGAGGACTTTGATGGTCAATAAGGGAGCAAAGTTTCAAGCTGGGGGCTAAACAGCTAAAGAAAGGGATTCTTAAGAGGCTAAGTGAatgataggaagaaagaaagaaagaaagaaagaaagaaagaaagggaaggaatggATAGAGGGATGAAAGGAccgagggaaggaaggaaggaaggaaggaaggaaggaaggaaggaaggaaggaaggaaggaaggaaggaaggaaggaagggatagaGGGATGAAAGGaccaagggaaggaaggagggaggtatttttctttcccccattttcctgctttccatctctttttttccactttctttttatcttcatGCTTATCCCAATATTCTGCAAGGTGGGAGGAAAGACTAGAAATTGGAAGTCAAGACAAgctcatttttaaagattattatttttattggtatTAAATAAGGATATGACTCATACTGTACATTTGTAAGGTTCGATTTTTCTAAATGCTTTTGTTCATTAGTCCTGGAAATCACCCTGCAAGTTAGACAAGAAAGGTATTATTATCCCATTTCAGGGATGACAAAAGGGTGAGGCCTGAAAAGCTAAGTAGTGAAAATAATTCTTATTAAATATGAGGTTTATTATACTATGAGAAAGTAGcattgtttctgtgtgatataTCTAGCACCATGTAGGGAACTTACGAATATGGATTTAGGCAAGAAAAATGTCTCAAGTTCTACAAATACAATTCCATTTTTCCtattatatttaattactttaaaggagacttaaaattatttaaatgtggGCCATTACTTAAAAGGCTCAGTATTTGGTAAAGGGGCTTGTTGCACAagtctgatgacccaagttcaacccACAGAATCTACATGGAATGAGGAAACCTACTCCTGTAAGTTTTGATCTGACTTCGACATGCCTGCATTATTTGGTGATGAATGAAAACTGGTAGGGAtgaataaaagaacacacacacacacacaacctttacAAAGAACAACAATCAAGACACTAggattttgctttcatttcctaAGTTCTTCTATAGCTGGTTGTGGTGGGGCCCACCTGCAAAGCCAGCACTCAAGGGTCtggggcaggtggatctggagCTAGCCTAGGGCAAGCAGGAACACTATTGtctcataaataaaacaaataagcaagccagtaaacaaaaGTTAGCCACATGATAAGTGCCTGCATTTTTCTAAGTGTTCACATCTTTCTTCATCTGTATGCTTTACAGGGACAATCAGCTGCCATGTCCCACTTCCCTTCCACTTCCCATGCAATAGAGACACACGAGTGGCTCTTCCTAAAGGCCGAGAGAGGCAAGATGTTCTGAGAGCCCATCTGCTTTGGGAGTTTTGAAATCCAGAAGGAACAGATTCAAGATCTGAATCTTTAACCAATCTGCCGTGCatctataaatgaagaaaaatgaaaagctcaGCTCACTGGCAGATGAACTTTATTCAAGGTTAAGAGCAACATTTGCTATATGCACCTTTCACTAGGCTCATTAAATCACCTAATTCCTTTTATATCTTTACCCCTACCCTTTTGCCCATAGTGTTCTAGAATATGCTAAACATCAGCTAATGGAGGATTATAATTAGAGCCTTCCCCCTGAATCCCCTCTAGTGTGATAAGCTACAGACAAAACAAGAGGAAGGGGTCATTTTAAAGATCCTACAAATGCAGGTTGTCATAATATAAATCTGTACCGTGATAAACCATGTAATAATATTTTGAATCCTTATGCAAtgcttaaaaggaaaagaaaaaaaacccataacgCCCCATTTGCTTGAGAGTCGTTTTAGCATTTTGGACTCATTTTAAACCTCTCAGACTCACTTTCACTTTGATGCTGTCTTTCTGACACACCAAAAAATGTTCCTGCACTTTGGCCCAGGCCTAGACAAGAACTAATCAAACC includes:
- the LOC142841159 gene encoding heterogeneous nuclear ribonucleoprotein C-like codes for the protein MASNVTNKTDPRSMNSRVFIGNLNTLVVKKSDVEAIFSKYGKIVGCSVHKGFAFVQYVNERNARAAVAGEDGRMIAGQVLDINLAAEPKVNRGKAGVKRSAVEMYGSSFDLDYDFQRDYYDRMYSYPARVPPPPPIARVVVPSKRQRVSGNTSRRGKSGFNSKSGQRGSSSKSGKLKGDDLQAIKKELTQIKQKVDSLLESLEKIEKEQSKQADLSFSSPVEMKNEKSEEEQSSASVKKDETNVKMESEAGADDSAEEGDLLDDDDNEDGGDDQLELIKDDEKEAEEGEDDRDSANGEDDS